In Streptomyces sp. NBC_00483, a single window of DNA contains:
- a CDS encoding DUF397 domain-containing protein produces MTTALTWFKSSYSGSEGGACLEVAYAWRKSSYSGDEGGACVEVATHPTAVHVRDSKNADGGPHFTVAPEAWTAFLRGANR; encoded by the coding sequence ATGACCACCGCATTGACCTGGTTCAAGTCGAGCTACAGCGGCAGCGAAGGTGGCGCCTGCCTCGAAGTCGCCTACGCCTGGCGGAAGTCGAGCTACAGCGGCGACGAAGGTGGCGCCTGCGTAGAGGTCGCCACCCACCCCACCGCCGTCCACGTCCGCGACTCCAAGAACGCCGACGGCGGCCCGCACTTCACCGTCGCGCCGGAGGCGTGGACCGCGTTCCTGCGCGGCGCGAACCGCTGA
- a CDS encoding helix-turn-helix domain-containing protein, with amino-acid sequence MSPAQHPPKNPSAMRLVADLVALFRKAAGYTQAALAERLIVAESTIAAIEQARRPLVPKLAASMDQLLETKGALAAAVAAMPEVDQFPLWAESYMAHEREAIALSWYDVLTVPGILQTEDCARTVLRNRVPAYDEDEIETKTAARVQRQEVLHRKCPPTLSFVVWEAALKLAYLDPLARAEQLRHLRACAELPGLALQFLPLDAPTHAGLNGAFILLETPEHQHLAYTESQRGSQWVCDPSEVSSLACKYAMLRSQALTPEQSVGLLDRLLGEL; translated from the coding sequence ATGAGCCCTGCGCAACATCCGCCGAAGAATCCGTCGGCGATGAGGCTGGTCGCCGACCTCGTCGCCCTCTTCCGGAAGGCCGCCGGTTACACGCAGGCGGCGCTCGCGGAGCGGCTGATAGTGGCCGAGTCGACGATCGCGGCGATCGAGCAGGCGCGCCGCCCGCTGGTACCGAAGCTGGCGGCTTCGATGGACCAACTCCTTGAGACCAAGGGGGCGTTGGCCGCGGCGGTGGCGGCGATGCCGGAGGTGGACCAGTTTCCGTTGTGGGCGGAGTCGTACATGGCGCACGAGCGGGAGGCCATCGCGCTGTCCTGGTACGACGTCCTGACCGTGCCGGGCATCCTCCAGACCGAGGACTGCGCCCGCACGGTGCTGCGCAACCGGGTCCCGGCGTACGACGAGGACGAGATCGAGACCAAGACGGCCGCGCGCGTACAGCGGCAGGAGGTCCTGCATCGCAAGTGCCCGCCGACGCTCAGCTTCGTCGTCTGGGAGGCGGCGCTCAAGCTGGCGTACCTCGACCCACTGGCACGAGCGGAGCAGCTCCGGCACCTGCGGGCGTGCGCCGAACTCCCGGGCTTGGCACTCCAGTTCCTGCCGCTCGACGCACCCACGCATGCCGGGCTCAACGGTGCCTTCATCCTCCTGGAGACACCGGAGCACCAGCACCTTGCGTACACCGAGTCCCAGCGCGGCAGCCAGTGGGTTTGCGACCCCAGCGAGGTGTCCTCCCTGGCGTGCAAGTATGCGATGCTGCGATCACAGGCCCTGACGCCCGAGCAGTCCGTGGGCCTGCTGGACCGGCTGCTAGGAGAGCTATGA